From a single Paraburkholderia edwinii genomic region:
- a CDS encoding serine/threonine-protein kinase, whose protein sequence is MQDLEDLIDAYRAHTLGLAALLDAVEARGARPAPVHLAELDALQRLSGDGDLEPAVARALVRRLQVSQEADAPDGAADEPPVADATQVKPRSRMTGEAASAGNGAGTGTAAGANAGSSAGTSAGSSAGANAGTNAGTGASGHQPVDAAASPAPDAATIVQPAFGRPPASDDATVVKPASRSRGDTGTRGGTATGTSGTSSTRGTSGTSGSDSSSNQASWRRVAEAEGGISASVGMLLKGRFLLERELGRGGMGVVYLARDERKVEARDRDPYLAIKVLNDEFRRHPDSLIALQREARRAQQLAHDNIVRVYDFDKDGTIVFMTMEYIDGVDLRTLIRERAYSGMPIDKAWPLIQGMARALERAHENGIVHSDFKPGNVMVTRDGVPKVFDFGIARAGKYGEPGSGSGSGPGSGLGGAMYGEAVVNDLTVFDAGTLGALTPAYASLEMIEGKTPTAGDDVYALGCVIAELLTGQHPFDKLSAQAARAEGLKAPLVTRLTKRQNKALADSLAFNGVDRLKSVGALIEGLRRRRLHERLAPYFAGALAVVLLAVGGWVLRNYTHERHAENVIARFSTSDPQHFANEDDAARALDGLAKEQRRHIVLDQAAAIQNFLLERLNEYWNPAAGRFDYAAAQHVFQVRDRLELFSTALDARHRQIDEERRAVLDDLTTQLDDALDTGSLSEGRPARARELVGRIRALDPANPYLKSAQLEQKVDASVLHSMAQDKFDEARAWLAFGAQLFPDSAQLKQRQGQLTAAVAAVAAGLPVPIPGAMSVADARHALIDLASRPAPGDDWQNEVAKAMAALQNDASPETKQAIDALADGIVVAIGRVSDPARVSQSLDLVHIGLKYDPQSAELLGQRDRLQALLQQQQIDQQVDDDEVASRIDSVRRAAAANDAQSAQQSLDRIRVLQPANPFLSGAGPQLVTNAYLAEARALCRQGRLADAASIAAQGAKALGAPADLSNAAERYDLAATVAKARSAHVTDVDYEGLQARYDAAEAADPDGLKQLDSDIKASRTLPGGGLRNWLAQVKAQVQEPSSSAGARGGADSSIGAGGVRPRTRRVKERT, encoded by the coding sequence ATGCAAGATCTCGAAGACCTGATCGACGCGTATCGGGCACACACCCTGGGACTCGCCGCGCTGCTCGACGCTGTCGAAGCGCGCGGCGCGCGGCCGGCGCCTGTTCATCTTGCCGAACTCGACGCGCTGCAGCGGTTGAGCGGCGACGGCGATCTGGAGCCGGCGGTGGCGCGCGCGCTGGTGCGGCGCCTGCAGGTGTCGCAAGAGGCCGATGCGCCGGACGGCGCAGCGGACGAGCCGCCCGTGGCGGACGCGACGCAGGTCAAGCCGCGCTCGCGTATGACGGGTGAAGCGGCTAGTGCTGGCAACGGCGCAGGCACCGGGACCGCTGCAGGAGCCAATGCAGGGTCCAGTGCTGGGACCAGTGCAGGGTCCAGTGCAGGAGCCAATGCAGGCACCAATGCAGGCACCGGCGCGTCGGGGCATCAGCCGGTCGATGCGGCAGCCAGTCCCGCGCCCGACGCGGCCACCATCGTGCAGCCGGCGTTCGGACGTCCGCCCGCGTCCGACGATGCCACGGTCGTGAAACCGGCGAGCCGCAGCCGCGGCGATACGGGCACCCGCGGCGGCACGGCTACCGGCACCAGCGGCACCAGCAGCACGAGAGGAACCAGCGGCACGAGCGGCAGCGACAGCAGCAGCAACCAGGCAAGCTGGCGCCGCGTGGCCGAGGCCGAAGGCGGCATATCCGCGAGCGTCGGCATGCTGCTCAAAGGCCGCTTTCTGCTCGAGCGTGAGCTAGGGCGTGGCGGCATGGGCGTCGTGTATCTGGCGCGCGACGAGCGCAAGGTCGAAGCGCGCGACCGCGACCCGTACCTGGCGATCAAGGTGCTCAACGACGAATTCCGCCGTCATCCCGATTCGCTGATCGCGCTGCAACGTGAAGCACGCCGCGCGCAGCAGCTTGCGCACGACAACATCGTGCGCGTCTACGACTTCGACAAGGACGGCACGATCGTCTTCATGACGATGGAATATATCGACGGCGTCGACCTGCGCACGCTGATTCGCGAGCGCGCGTATTCCGGCATGCCGATCGACAAGGCGTGGCCGCTCATCCAGGGCATGGCGCGCGCGCTCGAACGCGCGCATGAGAACGGCATCGTGCATTCGGACTTCAAGCCCGGCAATGTGATGGTGACGCGCGACGGCGTGCCGAAGGTGTTCGATTTCGGCATTGCGCGCGCCGGCAAATACGGCGAGCCGGGCAGCGGGTCTGGCAGCGGTCCCGGCAGCGGACTCGGCGGCGCAATGTACGGCGAAGCAGTGGTGAACGACCTGACCGTATTCGACGCCGGCACGCTTGGCGCGCTGACGCCGGCCTACGCGAGCCTCGAGATGATCGAAGGCAAGACGCCGACCGCGGGCGACGATGTGTACGCGCTCGGTTGCGTGATCGCCGAACTGCTGACGGGCCAGCATCCGTTCGACAAGCTCAGCGCGCAGGCCGCGCGTGCGGAGGGACTCAAGGCGCCGCTCGTGACCCGGCTCACGAAGCGGCAGAACAAGGCGCTGGCCGACAGCCTCGCGTTCAACGGCGTCGACCGTCTGAAAAGCGTCGGGGCGCTGATCGAAGGCCTGCGCCGCCGCAGGCTGCACGAGCGGCTCGCCCCGTACTTCGCCGGTGCGCTCGCCGTCGTGCTGCTCGCCGTGGGCGGCTGGGTGCTGCGCAACTACACGCACGAACGGCACGCCGAAAACGTGATCGCGCGCTTTTCGACAAGCGACCCGCAGCATTTCGCCAACGAAGACGACGCGGCGCGCGCGCTTGACGGTCTTGCCAAGGAACAGCGCCGGCATATCGTGCTCGACCAGGCCGCGGCCATCCAGAACTTCCTGCTCGAGCGCCTGAACGAATACTGGAATCCGGCGGCGGGGCGTTTCGACTACGCTGCCGCGCAACATGTGTTTCAGGTGCGCGACCGGCTCGAACTGTTTTCGACCGCGCTCGACGCTCGCCACCGGCAGATCGATGAAGAGCGTCGCGCGGTGCTCGACGATCTGACCACGCAACTCGACGATGCACTCGATACCGGGTCGCTATCCGAAGGGCGTCCGGCGAGGGCGCGAGAGCTGGTCGGCCGCATCCGCGCGCTTGATCCCGCGAACCCGTACCTCAAAAGCGCGCAGCTCGAACAGAAGGTCGACGCGTCGGTGCTCCATTCGATGGCGCAGGACAAGTTCGACGAAGCGCGCGCGTGGCTTGCGTTCGGCGCGCAGCTGTTTCCGGACTCCGCGCAACTGAAGCAGCGGCAAGGCCAGCTCACGGCTGCGGTGGCGGCGGTCGCCGCCGGTCTGCCGGTGCCGATTCCAGGCGCGATGAGCGTCGCCGATGCGCGCCATGCGCTGATCGATCTAGCGAGCCGCCCGGCGCCCGGCGACGACTGGCAGAACGAGGTCGCGAAGGCGATGGCGGCGCTGCAGAACGATGCATCGCCCGAGACGAAGCAGGCGATCGATGCGCTCGCCGACGGCATCGTGGTTGCGATCGGCCGTGTCAGCGACCCCGCGCGCGTGTCGCAAAGCCTCGATCTCGTGCATATCGGCCTCAAATACGACCCGCAGTCTGCCGAACTGCTCGGACAGCGCGACCGCTTGCAGGCGTTGCTGCAGCAACAGCAGATCGACCAGCAGGTCGACGACGACGAGGTCGCCTCGCGCATCGACTCGGTGCGCCGCGCGGCCGCCGCGAACGATGCGCAAAGCGCGCAGCAGTCGCTCGATCGAATCCGCGTGTTGCAGCCGGCCAATCCGTTCCTGAGCGGGGCCGGGCCGCAGCTCGTGACCAATGCGTATCTCGCCGAAGCGCGCGCGCTGTGCCGCCAGGGCAGGCTTGCGGACGCGGCAAGCATCGCCGCGCAGGGGGCGAAGGCGCTCGGCGCGCCCGCCGATCTGAGCAACGCGGCGGAGCGGTACGACCTCGCGGCGACGGTCGCCAAAGCGCGCTCGGCGCATGTCACCGACGTCGATTACGAAGGCTTGCAGGCGCGCTACGACGCGGCCGAGGCGGCGGACCCGGATGGCCTGAAACAGCTCGACAGCGATATCAAGGCGAGCCGGACCCTGCCGGGCGGCGGCTTGCGCAACTGGCTCGCGCAGGTCAAGGCGCAGGTTCAGGAGCCGTCGAGCAGCGCGGGTGCACGCGGCGGCGCGGATTCGAGTATCGGCGCCGGCGGCGTCCGGCCGCGCACGCGGCGGGTGAAGGAGCGCACATGA
- the tssA gene encoding type VI secretion system protein TssA yields the protein MPSFDPSSLLRPIDDASPAGPNLEYDPDFAELERLATPRSERSIGDNVKAAEEPDWDRVADAAEALFSRTKDLRVAIYLTAACTRRDGLAGWHAGLRLVHGLLDEFWEGVHPQLDADDDNDPTARSNALMPLGDAQSVLSHFRAAPFVESPRLGRFSLRDLRIATGALNVASSENSSGPQPTAVELEACCMDCAEQQLRDTAAALDASLAHARAIDAMLGERLGTASPDLTPLVADIVEIKKFVDAQCARRFPDMAALQMAQGAQEPQGGGPDGSSSASAPALAAKIRSSNDVLLRIDEICEYFERNEPSSPVPILLKRARRLVGMNFSDVLKNIAPGAMSDLQTLVGPEDDDDNR from the coding sequence CGATCCCAGCAGCCTGCTCCGCCCTATCGACGATGCGTCGCCGGCCGGCCCCAACCTCGAATACGATCCCGACTTCGCCGAACTCGAGCGTCTCGCGACACCAAGGTCCGAGCGCTCGATCGGCGATAACGTGAAGGCAGCCGAAGAGCCCGATTGGGACAGGGTTGCCGATGCGGCCGAAGCGCTGTTCTCGCGCACCAAGGACCTGCGCGTCGCGATCTATCTGACGGCTGCGTGCACGCGGCGCGATGGACTCGCCGGCTGGCATGCGGGACTTCGCCTCGTGCACGGTCTGCTCGACGAGTTTTGGGAAGGCGTGCATCCGCAGCTCGATGCCGACGACGACAACGACCCCACCGCCCGTTCGAATGCACTGATGCCGCTCGGCGATGCGCAGAGCGTGCTCAGCCATTTCCGCGCCGCGCCGTTTGTGGAGTCGCCGCGCCTTGGCCGTTTTTCGCTGCGCGACCTGCGCATCGCCACCGGCGCGCTGAACGTCGCGTCGTCGGAGAACAGCAGCGGCCCGCAGCCGACCGCCGTCGAACTCGAAGCCTGCTGTATGGATTGCGCGGAACAGCAGTTGCGCGACACCGCCGCCGCGCTCGACGCGTCGCTCGCGCATGCACGGGCCATCGACGCGATGCTCGGCGAGCGCCTGGGCACGGCGAGCCCCGATCTCACGCCGCTCGTTGCCGATATCGTCGAGATCAAGAAGTTTGTCGACGCGCAGTGCGCGCGACGTTTCCCCGATATGGCCGCACTGCAGATGGCGCAAGGCGCGCAGGAACCGCAAGGCGGCGGCCCCGACGGATCGTCATCGGCAAGCGCGCCGGCACTCGCGGCGAAGATTCGCAGTTCCAATGACGTGCTGCTGCGCATCGACGAGATCTGCGAGTATTTCGAGCGCAACGAACCATCGAGCCCGGTGCCGATTCTGCTCAAGCGCGCGCGTCGGCTGGTCGGCATGAACTTTTCGGACGTGCTGAAGAACATCGCGCCGGGGGCCATGTCCGATTTGCAGACCCTCGTTGGACCGGAAGACGACGACGACAACCGGTAA